Genomic DNA from Panthera leo isolate Ple1 chromosome A1, P.leo_Ple1_pat1.1, whole genome shotgun sequence:
tgtgcacacacactcacaaatgaTGTCCTTCCAGGCCAGAGATTAGACAAGAGCTGACTTGGGGGACCAAGGTAATCATTAAAAGATCAtcttagagttttttttaatgttctttacaagtcattttaatttttttaaatgtttatttttgagagagagagacagacaagtcGTTTTAAAAAGGTCTCAGAACTTGCAGACGCAAAGGGAAAAGATAACATAGTCCTAACAGGTAAAAACGAATGTCTCATGACATGATGCCTAGTGACACAGTGAGGAAGTGGGAACTCATCCACGGGCAGCTCCGTGACTCCCGATGAAGGTGAAGATGTGCCCGTTCTCCAGCAGTTGTTTGGGAAACCCCGGCAGGTGTTACAAGGAGACACGTACAAAGGTGTGTGTGCTAGTGCTGTGTGTAGtaaagaaaagtatttcatgTAATGAAGGAAAACGGATGAAAAGTGGGAGCATCGCGAATATAGTTTGTTCCATATTCGTATACGCCTGGTTAGAATTCCCGGGGGCAGTCACCATCCCATTTCACCCATGAGGGAACTGAATCCCAGAGGCCCCAGGAGAGTGAAGGGTGGAGCCAGGACTCACACCCTGGCTGGGAGCCCTTGTCCTCACACTATCTCAGTCACTTTCTTTGTGAAGCTGGCATGGGACAGTGAGGTGGGATGAGGCTACCGCTCAGTAGCCCTAGCACACGGGGGAGTCATGTAGCCAGAATTTGGCAAGTGGTCGGTAACATTTGTCCAAGTGTGAGCTCCTTACACAACCTGCAGGTGCCGGAGGCAAAGAGCCAGAAACCGGGAAATGTCCAGGAGCTGGCCATGGAGACCAGGCAGGACCAGGGTCTCTGCAGTGACTCTGGGTCCACCAATAGAGATTTGAAAGTGAAATGAGCCAAGCCGGGCTGTTCACATAGCCATTCGATTCTGGCAGTCAACCTAATAGGGCCCAGTAGAGAAGCTGCTTTAGGGAAAGGGCAATTCATGGTGGGTCTGGACCGAAGCGTTGGAGCTGGAGTCGAAGCCACTTCTCCCGGCCAGCGTGGGGCTGAGCCGGCCGGGACCTGGGGGGAGCGCTCCTGGGGTTGGTTGCAGCATCCCCTGCATGGAAAGACCCCCTCGCATCCAATGTAAAGACATCTCCAATGTGTAGCCCCATTCTTCTTACGGCAATGCTCCAACGATAATAAAGAGAATATTCCCCAGTGGACGTCCCTGCGGCCTCTGAGGACATCTGGTTTTCTTTCCCACTTAGAGACCGTTCATGAATCACTCTGCAGCAGAGTGCACTTCAGTACTAAGCACTTGGCTTATCTGACCTGCTCATTAATTCTATTACACCAGCAGGAACCTCGTTCTTTCTCCCCTGCCCTCGCAGAGTGGCCCCCAGTGGCCCAGCTCGGGCCACACCGCAGGGAGCTCCTGTAGTACCTCAGGGCTCCACAGGTCCCGGGTGGGCCGGTCCAAACCCTGAGTCCCGCCTGGCGGGGGGATGCCAAGGGcccgtgtatatgtgtgtgtgtgtgtgtgtgtgtgtgtgtgtgtgtgtgtgtagatgccATTAGAATTCTTACAGATACTGAAAGTGAAATGAGGAAATGATTGGGCAATCGGATGGAAGGGCCGGTGCCAGGAAGCCCTATCACCCACTGGGGGCCGGGATGCAGCCGGGCAGACGCGGGGAGACCCGGGGGAGTTCTCCCGGGGGCCACGGCACAGCCAGGCCATGTAGTCGGTGTGGGACCTCAGCAAGCACCGCTCACAGGAAATGATCCCTTCCCTGCGGCCACTTTCTCGAAAGGCCCGGACCTTCCAAGTCCCCCGAGTGCCATGGAGGGCTGCGTGGAAGGCGAGCGGTCACGCCTTCGTCCTCGCCCggagaggggagaagaaatgAAAGTGAAGGAGCCGCCCGGCTCGCGCCCCAAAGACGCAGCGCTGCTGGCCGTGACCCTGCTGCTGGCGCTCACGTCCTGCTGCCTGTCGGTGGTGTCCCTGTGCAGGGTGGCCGTCCTGCAAGCCGAGCTGGGGAGCCTGCGGGCGGAGCTGCGGGGGCCCCGGGAGCCCCGCGAACCCCGGGAGCCCCGGGAGCTTCGGGCTGAGCCGGGCCCTCCCCGGGCGGGGGCTGCAACCCCCGGGGCGTCCGGCGCGCGCCTGGCCCCCGCGGTCCCCAGCGCGCTGAAAGTGAGTGCAGCCGCCGCAgcccgtcccccgccccccgccacccccgcgcCCCTGCGACGCCGGGGCTGTAACTTGGGGTTTCTGTCTCCCCAGGGGATCTTTGCACCAGCCCCGGCGGGAGAGAGCAACTCCAGCCAGAGCGGCAGAAGGAAGCGCGCCGCTCTGGGTCCCGAAGACACAGGTACGTTTGGGGCGCGGAAGCACTTAGCAGACGGGATGCCGGCGTCCGCGGGTGTGCGGGTGTGGACCCCGGCCTCCGGGTTGgggaccccctcccctccacgAGCGCTGAGCGGTGCCCGGAGGCTGTGCAAGTGGCCTCTACAGCACGTGTGGCTTTTGTGGCACAGCCGGCGCGCCGGCAGGTGTCTGTCCCCGACAAGCGGACTTGGAGGGCTGGGCCCTGCCTTAAccacagaggaggggaggggtcacAGGGTCTTCCTCGGATGGGACACACCTGCGTCAAAAGCCGTGTCCGTCACTCGAGGAGAAGAGCGCCGCGCGCTGTGTCCACCTGAGTCCCGGAGGGTCAGGTATAGATACACCTTCCCTGAGGGTGCGCTGCGCACCCTGGGATCACGCCGGGAGCAGGTGTGCGGCCGCGATTCATTGTGTTTATTGCTCTAGCTTTAAAACAGActttgttttacacacacacacacacacacacacacacacacacacacacacacgatgctCTGACTGTAAACGTATTTTTCACTGACTGCCTTATTCATGGAAAAAAGTCTTTCCTGTTTTGCAAAACCatgatttttataaatgctttgtGTCGATTACCTTTAGTATCGCTTTGTGTCTATTAGACACAATTGACTTTAAGCAAATATAGACTACGAAACACTCATATTTTTACTATACTTGAGCAGGTGAATTGTTTTCATACTTTGCATTTTATCATCTGTACTTTGTACACAATTAAAAAACACCATATATATACTACGGCATATTTTTGCGTTCACTTATCGTTATACAAtaagcattttccttctttctaagtAATTCTCACACATCCACGTTAGTTCGTTATCATGCAGTTATGTCACAATGATCATTTCCAAAGTTGTTGCGCGGATCTCTCATTTCCGAGGAATTTTATGTGTTCCACATAAATTCCATAGATGAAATATCAGAACGAAAGAGGATGAACATTTATTACTGCCATGTTGCTTTCAAAGTGAGTTATAAATGTGTACAGTCAGAAATGCAGTGCACAAGGTCTCCACATTCTCacagcattttattaaaatttattctggCTAGTTTAGTAGTTGTCAAACAGTATCTCAAATGTAATCTGTTGCTTGCTCGAAGAGAAGGATGAATTTGTTTCTGCATATTTGGGTAAATTCTAATTTTGTCACctgctaatttttatttatggctTCCCTCatttatcctaatttttttttgtgattttgaaCAAGCTCTATGTTAGACATACTGTTTAACAAAATTTGGGTGtaactattttcatattttgctttttaaaattcctgcaGAGATTTTACATCTATGTATTTAATGtgataaacttttctttttgattttctctactatatcaaagcagaaaatatatgtatttgtaatcTCTTACACAGCCTATTCTACAGCCTGCTACTTTGACTTTTTCATAATTTAGTGTTTTAGTTTGGTATTTAACTCCTTAATCCTTGTGGCGTTTATTTGGTGGATCACATCACACCAGCTTtatcttcccttcttcttttatgttttcttaccaAACTGCTATTAAATATAGCTAATTTCATGGGATGCTCATTTTCAACTTGTTTGCATTGGAAAGCTTACTGTGTTAATATTAAGTCTCTCATGAATCTATTTTGAGACTGTTTTTTCACTGATTTATTATTCTGTTTatctgtattaaataaaatattttaagtattttgtaacATAATGAGCTTTAATATCTAGTAGGGTCAGAATGCCTCAATCTTCTTCAACCTCTGTGCTACTACTCCTCAGCCTCTGCCCATTCATCTTACAAATAAACCTTAACTTTACCATTGCAGAGAGGATACGGGCTCCTTACAGCAGATTTAAGAAGAAAGGACGTTGAGTAAGAAATTAATTAACTTCCGGAGTCCCACTTCCTCAAAATACtctctattatattttaaaatttcctcccatgtgtacatttttacaaatttgtGATTTGATGGCATCCACAAATGATACACTGATTAAAATTTTTCCgtaaataatttgtaatttttagaaagtttGGAAAGTAATAGAGAATTCTATCAAGTGAATCAAAATTTACTTAGTATCTAAAACCCAGATGTAATTGCTATTGTCGTGATCATGGTTTGTCTAAGATTTTTATAAACCTTtcatatagtatacatatatacagtatgTATGCATATGGATAtatcctatatatgtatatatacagtatatagtacatctctctctttctctttctcttcttgtatATATACTCATAACATTCATAGATCTGAGATGAAAGGTTTGAAGAGGAGAACCTTAGTGACTGCTCATAtctgctctccttcctcttcagtgAAACTGGCTTGAATGTCGTTTTAGAcgccattctcttttttttctctcttatttcatatattttctatttatttttccccgTAGTATATTTATCACATTCAGTAAAATTTCataatgtgtttgtttgttttttaatatgaaatttattgtcaaattggcttccatacaacacccagtgctcatcctaacaggtgccctcctcgatgcccatcgcccactttcccctcccccccagccccccctcccgtcaaccctcagtttgttctcagtttttctgtcATGCagggaaaacatattttatttagcactacaaaaatatgtatataaccaAGAGGGTTTCTGAAAgtccatgattttatttttctgtttggtagcatcctttttttttttttttttttggggggggggagttgagAAAATGCTGAACAATTTGAATCTATAcagctttctttgtttctgtttattctaCTCTATTCTGATTTAAGTAAGGCTTAAAAAACCTTAGGTTCTCCCTTTTACTTTCAAAGTGTCCATTTATGTTCTTATGTATTAATTTTCCAAATACTTTATAGATCCATTGACATTTTTGGttggaattttataaaaattgtaattctgtggaagaaaatgaattcttacagtgttttatttatatatccaaGAATACTTAAATGCATGATATCTCCTTactaaatatcaaaatttaaatttcccggggtgcctgggtggctcagttggttgagcatctgattgggctcaggtcatgaatctgcagttcatgggttcaagccccacatcgggctctgtgctgacagctcagagcctggagtctgcttcagattctgtgtgtgtctctctctctgtaacctcccctgctcaccctctgtctctctctctcaaaagtgaataaacgttaaaaaaatttaaaaaaaaaaaatttaaatttcccaaTTGGATACAATTTTCCCTATATAGGTTTTACGATTCTTTCACAGTTAGTTAAAAAAGGTTTTCTTGCAATTTTGGAGTCCTGGTATTTTCAAATGGC
This window encodes:
- the TNFSF13B gene encoding tumor necrosis factor ligand superfamily member 13B, which codes for MEGCVEGERSRLRPRPERGEEMKVKEPPGSRPKDAALLAVTLLLALTSCCLSVVSLCRVAVLQAELGSLRAELRGPREPREPREPRELRAEPGPPRAGAATPGASGARLAPAVPSALKGIFAPAPAGESNSSQSGRRKRAALGPEDTVIQDCLQLIADSDTPTIRKGAYTFVPWLLSFKRGRALEEKENKILVKETGYFFIYGQVLYTDNTFAMGHLIQRKKVHVFGDELSLVNLFRCIQNMPETLPNNSCYSAGIAKLEEGDELQLAIPREDAKISQDGDGTFFGALKLL